Proteins encoded by one window of Triplophysa rosa linkage group LG19, Trosa_1v2, whole genome shotgun sequence:
- the LOC130570502 gene encoding claudin-4-like — MVSAGLQMLGIALAIIGWIGVIVVCAIPMWKVSAFIGSNIVTSQISYEGIWMACVVQSTGQMQCKVYDSMLALSSDLQAARALIIISIVIGILGILLSMAGGKCTNCVEDESSKSKIGITAGAIFILAGVLCLVPVCWTAHVIIQDFYNPMLNQAQKRELGAGLYMGWGAAALLIIGGALLCCNCPPKEERGNYTAKYNAAPRSDASAPTSKNFV; from the coding sequence ATGGTGTCTGCTGGGCTTCAGATGCTGGGCATTGCCTTGGCCATTATAGGATGGATCGGTGTCATCGTGGTCTGCGCTATTCCCATGTGGAAGGTTTCGGCCTTCATCGGCAGTAACATTGTCACGTCGCAGATCTCGTATGAGGGAATATGGATGGCCTGTGTTGTGCAGAGTACCGGACAGATGCAATGCAAAGTCTACGACTCCATGCTGGCCCTCTCTTCAGATCTTCAGGCTGCTCGAGCACTTATCATCATTTCCATTGTGATTGGAATCCTGGGCATCCTTCTGTCAATGGCCGGTGGCAAATGCACCAACTGTGTTGAGGACGAGAGCTCCAAATCCAAAATCGGTATAACTGCAGGTGCAATTTTCATCCTAGCCGGCGTGCTGTGTCTGGTCCCAGTGTGCTGGACAGCTCACGTCATCATTCAGGATTTCTACAACCCCATGCTAAATCAGGCACAGAAGAGAGAGTTGGGAGCGGGGCTTTACATGGGATGGGGAGCCGCCGCCCTGTTGATCATCGGAGGAGCTTTGCTTTGCTGCAACTGCCCACCAAAGGAAGAAAGAGGAAACTACACGGCCAAATATAATGCTGCTCCTCGATCGGACGCCTCTGCACCCACCAGCAAGAACTTTGTGTGA